A genomic window from Carcharodon carcharias isolate sCarCar2 chromosome X, sCarCar2.pri, whole genome shotgun sequence includes:
- the naca gene encoding nascent polypeptide-associated complex subunit alpha isoform X3, translating into MPGEATETVPATEQEMQQPQAETAGAGAPASEAPAVPDAVQAPASPVSPEKSVQTAATIETCSEHESVSSASEYIQAEYESSSANEMELSAATDLHGPGLQFPSPQTATNNHSSPLLSASVLPLVQPPFEVPLSSPIPLVSTEVPSPTASPATDQPPLSADCTDAVDRLPSSDLVATSVMHSSADPVAAATVDQLTLPTDSAASPGLTPSDSTAAPLNTEIDSDLRLSAPDQIAVASDIPLPVCTATSVTSADAVDGLTVDQLPLPTDPPATQHLTEPEATAILPPSPKDTNVAAADLLSSDNIATVAIDQVCSLTGLLISSTNGEQSSADTVAIQGELFSSDSIHTATMPLPADTIAADGPPSFDHVVPLSINSIAVPIDHQLPSTTDPALVDLVDGLPLPADSVTTNSGLSACDSVIATAALQLPSYIDPLVASGMGFKLLADEVAESAATATLSSCAIATPDGLSLSDSIAVAVMPLAADAAGQAPLAADAAGQAPLAADAAGQAPLAADAAGQAPLAADAAGQAPLAADAAGQAPLAADAAGQAPLAADAAGQAPLAADAAGQAPLAADAAGQAPLAADAAGQAPLAADAAGQAPLAADALLDPVVHSLDSAAIVVDHLTLSAVNMDKKPSSEPMANDLPLSSTNTVTLPLPIDTIVPSGLSLAQTVADVTGTAPLSTDPIASSATDNLLSAVGPPIASIDTTDLPLSVNPLVVAMDELSANPLVVAPLATEVQVAVPMYTAEPSSAINATDEPHLSTGPVVDDFSVHLDMPCDKPPMPAFDQTLTVVPPVQLLQSPDLSVSELHPHVIELTSSDQVVQCTDLLLSLDPSVNAQLQPPLHAAAKPPPSLTVADCPPHETLSSNELSLSSESRAPVTDFPSSFTLSSASDQLTTPSPESSSAAQIDDDDEMPPLISAIDETPLREAPAPPVIEKAIPKTASTGKEPVVKQNDEGSGTESDSDESVPELEEQDTAQSATQQAQLAAAAEIDEEPVSKAKQSRSEKKARKAMSKLGLRQVTGVTRVTIRKSKNILFVITKPDVYKSPASDTYIVFGEAKIEDLSQQAQLAAAEKFKVQGESVANIQENTQTPTVQEESEEEEVDETGVEVKDIELVMSQANVSRAKAVRALKNNNNDIVNAIMELTM; encoded by the exons ATGCCTGGTGAAGCCACAGAAACCGTTCCTGCCACAGagcaagaaatgcagcagcctcaAGCTGAAACAG CTGGGGCTGGTGCTCCTGCCTCAGAAGCTCCTGCTGTGCCTGATGCAGTCCAAGCACCTGCATCCCCCGTTTCTCCTGAGAAGTCTGTTCAAACTGCAG CTACTATTGAAACCTGTTCTGAGCATGAATCAGTTTCTTCAGCCAGTGAGTACATACAGGCTGAatatgaatccagcagtgccaaTGAGATGGAGCTTTCAGCTGCTACTGATTTGCATGGCCCTGGTCTTCAGTTTCCATCCCCCCAAACCGCCACCAACAATCATTCTTCACCCCTTTTATCTGCTTCTGTGCTACCTCTTGTCCAGCCTCCTTTTGAGgtccctctctcttctcctaTCCCTCTTGTTTCTACTGAGGTGCCTTCACCAACTGCTAGCCCTGCCACTGATCAGCCACCATTATCTGCTGACTGTACTGATGCTGTTGATAGGTTGCCTTCCTCTGACCTGGTTGCTACTTCAGTTATGCATTCGTCTGCTGACCCagttgctgctgccactgttgatCAGTTGACTTTGCCCACTGACTCAGCTGCCTCGCCTGGGTTGACTCCATCTGATAGTACTGCTGCTCCATTGAACACTGAAATAGATTCTGACTTAAGGCTGTCTGCACCTGACCAGATTGCTGTTGCCAGTGATATTCCTTTGCCTGTCTGCACTGCCACTAGTGTAACGTCAGCTGATGCAGTTGATGGCCTCACTGTTGATCAGCTGCccttacccactgaccctccagcaACTCAACATTTGACTGAGCCGGAAGCAACTGCTATTTTGCCTCCATCTCCAAAGGATactaatgttgctgctgctgatctaCTTTCCTCTGACAATATTGCAACAGTTGCCATTGATCAGGTGTGTTCTCTCACTGGTCTTCTCATTTCCTCCACAAATGGTGAGCAGTCTTCAGCTGATACAGTTGCCATTCAAGGAGAACTGTTTTCATCTGACAGTATTCATACAGCTACCATGCCATTGCCTGCTGATACtattgctgctgatggtccacctTCATTTGACCATGTTGTGCCTTTGTCTATTAACTCCATTGCTGTGCCAATAGATCATCAGCTGCCTTCAACTACTGACCCTGCTTTAGTTGACCTTGTTGATGGACTGCCTTTGCCTGCTGACTCTGTTACCACCAACTCTGGACTTTCTGCATGTGACAGTGTTATTGCTACCGCTGCCCTTCAGTTGCCTTCATACATTGATCCTCTGGTTGCCTCTGGCATGGGCTTCAAACTTTTGGCTGATGAAGTTGCTGAAAGTGCTGCCACTGCAACTTTATCCAGTTGTGCTATTGCTACTCCAGATGGGCTGTCTTTATCTGACAGTATTGCTGTTGCTGTAATGCCCTTGGCCGCCGATGCCGCTGGCCAGGCGCCCTTGGCCGCCGATGCCGCTGGCCAGGCGCCCTTGGCCGCCGATGCCGCTGGCCAGGCGCCCTTGGCCGCCGATGCCGCTGGCCAGGCGCCCTTGGCCGCCGATGCCGCTGGCCAGGCGCCCTTGGCCGCCGATGCCGCTGGCCAGGCGCCCTTGGCCGCCGATGCCGCTGGCCAGGCGCCCTTGGCCGCCGATGCCGCTGGCCAGGCGCCCTTGGCCGCCGATGCCGCTGGCCAGGCGCCCTTGGCCGCCGATGCCGCTGGCCAGGCGCCCTTGGCCGCCGATGCCGCTGGCCAGGCGCCCTTGGCCGCCGATGCCGCTGGCCAGGCGCCCTTGGCCGCCGATGCCCTCCTGGATCCTGTTGTACATTCACTTGATTCTGCTGCCATTGTAGTTGATCACTTGACTTTGTCAGCTGTCAACATGGACAAGAAGCCTTCATCTGAGCCTATGGCTAATGATCTGCCCTTATCTTCCACTAATACTGTCACCCTGCCTTTGCCTATTGATACAATTGTTCCCTCTGGGCTGTCTTTAGCTCAAACTGTGGCAGATGTCACAGGTACTGCACCGTTGTCCACTGATCCCATTGCTTCCAGTGCTACTGATAATCTGCTTTCAGCAGTTGGCCCTCCAATAGCCTCCATTGATACCACTGACCTGCCATTGTCAGTTAATCCTCTGGTAGTTGCAATGGATGAGTTGTCAGCTAACCCTCTAGTTGTTGCCCCTCTGGCAACTGAGGTACAAGTTGCAGTACCTATGTACACGGCTGAGCCATCCTCAGCCATCAATGCAACTGATGAGCCTCATTTGTCTACTGGCCCTGTAGTTGATGATTTTTCTGTGCACCTTGACATGCCCTGTGATAAGCCACCTATGCCTGCTTTTGACCAGACACTGACTGTAGTCCCACCTGTTcaactgcttcaatctcctgacttGTCTGTTTCAGAGCTACACCCCCATGTCATTGAGCTAACCTCATCTGACCAAGTTGTTCAGTGCACTGACTTGCTTCTGTCTCTTGACCCTTCTGTTAATGCACAGCTTCAGCCTCCCCTGCATGCTGCTGCCAAGCCGCCACCATCTCTGACTGTTGCTGATTGTCCACCTCATGAAACACTTTCATCCAATGAACTTTCTTTATCGTCAGAATCTAGAGCACCTGTCACTGACTTTCCATCATCTTTCACTCTTTCATCTGCCTCTGAtcaactcactaccccatcccctgaatcatcttcagctgcccaaattgatgatgatgatgagatgccgCCATTGATTTCTGCTATCGACGAGACTCCCCTCCGCGAAGCTCCTGCCCCACCTGTCATTGAGAAGGCAATTCCCAAGACTGCTTCAACTGGAAAGGAGCCTGTGGTGAAGCAGAATGATGAGG GGTCTGGGACAGAATCGGACAGCGATGAGTCGGTACCAGAACTGGAAGAACAGGATACAGCGCAGTCAGCGACACAGCAAGCTCAG CTTGCAGCTGCAGCTGAAATAGATGAAGAGCCAGTCAgcaaagcaaaacagagcagaAGTGAAAAGAAGGCAAGGAAA GCGATGTCAAAGTTAGGGCTTCGCCAAGTTACTGGGGTAACCAGAGTCACGATAAGAAAATCTAAAAACATCTTGTTTGTCATCACAAAACCAGATGTCTACAAGAGCCCTGCATCAGATACCTACATTGTTTTTGGTGAAGCCAAG ATTGAAGATTTATCTCAGCAAGCTCAACTGGCTGCTGCAGAGAAATTCAAGGTACAGGGAGAATCTGTGGCCAATATCCAAGAAAACACACAGACTCCAACTGTACAGGAGGAGAGCGAAGAAGAGGAG gTTGATGAAACTGGTGTGGAGGTCAAGGACATAGAATTAGTCATGTCCCAAGCCAATGTGTCTAGGGCTAAGGCTGTCCGAGCATTGAAAAATAACAACAACGATATTGTAAACGCTATCATG GAGTTGACAATGTAA
- the naca gene encoding nascent polypeptide-associated complex subunit alpha isoform X2: MPGEATETVPATEQEMQQPQAETEEHSDVSPSPASGGESTAPSELTPATDSTESAVTEVASEASQTEATTENAVSQAVQELSAGAGAPASEAPAVPDAVQAPASPVSPEKSVQTAATIETCSEHESVSSASEYIQAEYESSSANEMELSAATDLHGPGLQFPSPQTATNNHSSPLLSASVLPLVQPPFEVPLSSPIPLVSTEVPSPTASPATDQPPLSADCTDAVDRLPSSDLVATSVMHSSADPVAAATVDQLTLPTDSAASPGLTPSDSTAAPLNTEIDSDLRLSAPDQIAVASDIPLPVCTATSVTSADAVDGLTVDQLPLPTDPPATQHLTEPEATAILPPSPKDTNVAAADLLSSDNIATVAIDQVCSLTGLLISSTNGEQSSADTVAIQGELFSSDSIHTATMPLPADTIAADGPPSFDHVVPLSINSIAVPIDHQLPSTTDPALVDLVDGLPLPADSVTTNSGLSACDSVIATAALQLPSYIDPLVASGMGFKLLADEVAESAATATLSSCAIATPDGLSLSDSIAVAVMPLAADAAGQAPLAADAAGQAPLAADAAGQAPLAADAAGQAPLAADAAGQAPLAADAAGQAPLAADAAGQAPLAADAAGQAPLAADAAGQAPLAADAAGQAPLAADAAGQAPLAADAAGQAPLAADALLDPVVHSLDSAAIVVDHLTLSAVNMDKKPSSEPMANDLPLSSTNTVTLPLPIDTIVPSGLSLAQTVADVTGTAPLSTDPIASSATDNLLSAVGPPIASIDTTDLPLSVNPLVVAMDELSANPLVVAPLATEVQVAVPMYTAEPSSAINATDEPHLSTGPVVDDFSVHLDMPCDKPPMPAFDQTLTVVPPVQLLQSPDLSVSELHPHVIELTSSDQVVQCTDLLLSLDPSVNAQLQPPLHAAAKPPPSLTVADCPPHETLSSNELSLSSESRAPVTDFPSSFTLSSASDQLTTPSPESSSAAQIDDDDEMPPLISAIDETPLREAPAPPVIEKAIPKTASTGKEPVVKQNDEGSGTESDSDESVPELEEQDTAQSATQQAQLAAAAEIDEEPVSKAKQSRSEKKARKAMSKLGLRQVTGVTRVTIRKSKNILFVITKPDVYKSPASDTYIVFGEAKIEDLSQQAQLAAAEKFKVQGESVANIQENTQTPTVQEESEEEEVDETGVEVKDIELVMSQANVSRAKAVRALKNNNNDIVNAIMELTM; encoded by the exons ATGCCTGGTGAAGCCACAGAAACCGTTCCTGCCACAGagcaagaaatgcagcagcctcaAGCTGAAACAG AAGAACACAGTGATGTCAGCCCTTCTCCTGCCTCTGGGGGAGAAAGCACTGCTCCAAGCGAATTGACTCCAGCTACTGACTCAACAGAATCGGCTGTTACTGAGGTGGCAAGTGAAGCTTCCCAGACTGAAGCCACCACTGAGAATGCAGTGTCTCAGGCTGTTCAGGAGCTTTCAG CTGGGGCTGGTGCTCCTGCCTCAGAAGCTCCTGCTGTGCCTGATGCAGTCCAAGCACCTGCATCCCCCGTTTCTCCTGAGAAGTCTGTTCAAACTGCAG CTACTATTGAAACCTGTTCTGAGCATGAATCAGTTTCTTCAGCCAGTGAGTACATACAGGCTGAatatgaatccagcagtgccaaTGAGATGGAGCTTTCAGCTGCTACTGATTTGCATGGCCCTGGTCTTCAGTTTCCATCCCCCCAAACCGCCACCAACAATCATTCTTCACCCCTTTTATCTGCTTCTGTGCTACCTCTTGTCCAGCCTCCTTTTGAGgtccctctctcttctcctaTCCCTCTTGTTTCTACTGAGGTGCCTTCACCAACTGCTAGCCCTGCCACTGATCAGCCACCATTATCTGCTGACTGTACTGATGCTGTTGATAGGTTGCCTTCCTCTGACCTGGTTGCTACTTCAGTTATGCATTCGTCTGCTGACCCagttgctgctgccactgttgatCAGTTGACTTTGCCCACTGACTCAGCTGCCTCGCCTGGGTTGACTCCATCTGATAGTACTGCTGCTCCATTGAACACTGAAATAGATTCTGACTTAAGGCTGTCTGCACCTGACCAGATTGCTGTTGCCAGTGATATTCCTTTGCCTGTCTGCACTGCCACTAGTGTAACGTCAGCTGATGCAGTTGATGGCCTCACTGTTGATCAGCTGCccttacccactgaccctccagcaACTCAACATTTGACTGAGCCGGAAGCAACTGCTATTTTGCCTCCATCTCCAAAGGATactaatgttgctgctgctgatctaCTTTCCTCTGACAATATTGCAACAGTTGCCATTGATCAGGTGTGTTCTCTCACTGGTCTTCTCATTTCCTCCACAAATGGTGAGCAGTCTTCAGCTGATACAGTTGCCATTCAAGGAGAACTGTTTTCATCTGACAGTATTCATACAGCTACCATGCCATTGCCTGCTGATACtattgctgctgatggtccacctTCATTTGACCATGTTGTGCCTTTGTCTATTAACTCCATTGCTGTGCCAATAGATCATCAGCTGCCTTCAACTACTGACCCTGCTTTAGTTGACCTTGTTGATGGACTGCCTTTGCCTGCTGACTCTGTTACCACCAACTCTGGACTTTCTGCATGTGACAGTGTTATTGCTACCGCTGCCCTTCAGTTGCCTTCATACATTGATCCTCTGGTTGCCTCTGGCATGGGCTTCAAACTTTTGGCTGATGAAGTTGCTGAAAGTGCTGCCACTGCAACTTTATCCAGTTGTGCTATTGCTACTCCAGATGGGCTGTCTTTATCTGACAGTATTGCTGTTGCTGTAATGCCCTTGGCCGCCGATGCCGCTGGCCAGGCGCCCTTGGCCGCCGATGCCGCTGGCCAGGCGCCCTTGGCCGCCGATGCCGCTGGCCAGGCGCCCTTGGCCGCCGATGCCGCTGGCCAGGCGCCCTTGGCCGCCGATGCCGCTGGCCAGGCGCCCTTGGCCGCCGATGCCGCTGGCCAGGCGCCCTTGGCCGCCGATGCCGCTGGCCAGGCGCCCTTGGCCGCCGATGCCGCTGGCCAGGCGCCCTTGGCCGCCGATGCCGCTGGCCAGGCGCCCTTGGCCGCCGATGCCGCTGGCCAGGCGCCCTTGGCCGCCGATGCCGCTGGCCAGGCGCCCTTGGCCGCCGATGCCGCTGGCCAGGCGCCCTTGGCCGCCGATGCCCTCCTGGATCCTGTTGTACATTCACTTGATTCTGCTGCCATTGTAGTTGATCACTTGACTTTGTCAGCTGTCAACATGGACAAGAAGCCTTCATCTGAGCCTATGGCTAATGATCTGCCCTTATCTTCCACTAATACTGTCACCCTGCCTTTGCCTATTGATACAATTGTTCCCTCTGGGCTGTCTTTAGCTCAAACTGTGGCAGATGTCACAGGTACTGCACCGTTGTCCACTGATCCCATTGCTTCCAGTGCTACTGATAATCTGCTTTCAGCAGTTGGCCCTCCAATAGCCTCCATTGATACCACTGACCTGCCATTGTCAGTTAATCCTCTGGTAGTTGCAATGGATGAGTTGTCAGCTAACCCTCTAGTTGTTGCCCCTCTGGCAACTGAGGTACAAGTTGCAGTACCTATGTACACGGCTGAGCCATCCTCAGCCATCAATGCAACTGATGAGCCTCATTTGTCTACTGGCCCTGTAGTTGATGATTTTTCTGTGCACCTTGACATGCCCTGTGATAAGCCACCTATGCCTGCTTTTGACCAGACACTGACTGTAGTCCCACCTGTTcaactgcttcaatctcctgacttGTCTGTTTCAGAGCTACACCCCCATGTCATTGAGCTAACCTCATCTGACCAAGTTGTTCAGTGCACTGACTTGCTTCTGTCTCTTGACCCTTCTGTTAATGCACAGCTTCAGCCTCCCCTGCATGCTGCTGCCAAGCCGCCACCATCTCTGACTGTTGCTGATTGTCCACCTCATGAAACACTTTCATCCAATGAACTTTCTTTATCGTCAGAATCTAGAGCACCTGTCACTGACTTTCCATCATCTTTCACTCTTTCATCTGCCTCTGAtcaactcactaccccatcccctgaatcatcttcagctgcccaaattgatgatgatgatgagatgccgCCATTGATTTCTGCTATCGACGAGACTCCCCTCCGCGAAGCTCCTGCCCCACCTGTCATTGAGAAGGCAATTCCCAAGACTGCTTCAACTGGAAAGGAGCCTGTGGTGAAGCAGAATGATGAGG GGTCTGGGACAGAATCGGACAGCGATGAGTCGGTACCAGAACTGGAAGAACAGGATACAGCGCAGTCAGCGACACAGCAAGCTCAG CTTGCAGCTGCAGCTGAAATAGATGAAGAGCCAGTCAgcaaagcaaaacagagcagaAGTGAAAAGAAGGCAAGGAAA GCGATGTCAAAGTTAGGGCTTCGCCAAGTTACTGGGGTAACCAGAGTCACGATAAGAAAATCTAAAAACATCTTGTTTGTCATCACAAAACCAGATGTCTACAAGAGCCCTGCATCAGATACCTACATTGTTTTTGGTGAAGCCAAG ATTGAAGATTTATCTCAGCAAGCTCAACTGGCTGCTGCAGAGAAATTCAAGGTACAGGGAGAATCTGTGGCCAATATCCAAGAAAACACACAGACTCCAACTGTACAGGAGGAGAGCGAAGAAGAGGAG gTTGATGAAACTGGTGTGGAGGTCAAGGACATAGAATTAGTCATGTCCCAAGCCAATGTGTCTAGGGCTAAGGCTGTCCGAGCATTGAAAAATAACAACAACGATATTGTAAACGCTATCATG GAGTTGACAATGTAA
- the naca gene encoding nascent polypeptide-associated complex subunit alpha isoform X1, with amino-acid sequence MPGEATETVPATEQEMQQPQAETAEEHSDVSPSPASGGESTAPSELTPATDSTESAVTEVASEASQTEATTENAVSQAVQELSAGAGAPASEAPAVPDAVQAPASPVSPEKSVQTAATIETCSEHESVSSASEYIQAEYESSSANEMELSAATDLHGPGLQFPSPQTATNNHSSPLLSASVLPLVQPPFEVPLSSPIPLVSTEVPSPTASPATDQPPLSADCTDAVDRLPSSDLVATSVMHSSADPVAAATVDQLTLPTDSAASPGLTPSDSTAAPLNTEIDSDLRLSAPDQIAVASDIPLPVCTATSVTSADAVDGLTVDQLPLPTDPPATQHLTEPEATAILPPSPKDTNVAAADLLSSDNIATVAIDQVCSLTGLLISSTNGEQSSADTVAIQGELFSSDSIHTATMPLPADTIAADGPPSFDHVVPLSINSIAVPIDHQLPSTTDPALVDLVDGLPLPADSVTTNSGLSACDSVIATAALQLPSYIDPLVASGMGFKLLADEVAESAATATLSSCAIATPDGLSLSDSIAVAVMPLAADAAGQAPLAADAAGQAPLAADAAGQAPLAADAAGQAPLAADAAGQAPLAADAAGQAPLAADAAGQAPLAADAAGQAPLAADAAGQAPLAADAAGQAPLAADAAGQAPLAADAAGQAPLAADALLDPVVHSLDSAAIVVDHLTLSAVNMDKKPSSEPMANDLPLSSTNTVTLPLPIDTIVPSGLSLAQTVADVTGTAPLSTDPIASSATDNLLSAVGPPIASIDTTDLPLSVNPLVVAMDELSANPLVVAPLATEVQVAVPMYTAEPSSAINATDEPHLSTGPVVDDFSVHLDMPCDKPPMPAFDQTLTVVPPVQLLQSPDLSVSELHPHVIELTSSDQVVQCTDLLLSLDPSVNAQLQPPLHAAAKPPPSLTVADCPPHETLSSNELSLSSESRAPVTDFPSSFTLSSASDQLTTPSPESSSAAQIDDDDEMPPLISAIDETPLREAPAPPVIEKAIPKTASTGKEPVVKQNDEGSGTESDSDESVPELEEQDTAQSATQQAQLAAAAEIDEEPVSKAKQSRSEKKARKAMSKLGLRQVTGVTRVTIRKSKNILFVITKPDVYKSPASDTYIVFGEAKIEDLSQQAQLAAAEKFKVQGESVANIQENTQTPTVQEESEEEEVDETGVEVKDIELVMSQANVSRAKAVRALKNNNNDIVNAIMELTM; translated from the exons ATGCCTGGTGAAGCCACAGAAACCGTTCCTGCCACAGagcaagaaatgcagcagcctcaAGCTGAAACAG CAGAAGAACACAGTGATGTCAGCCCTTCTCCTGCCTCTGGGGGAGAAAGCACTGCTCCAAGCGAATTGACTCCAGCTACTGACTCAACAGAATCGGCTGTTACTGAGGTGGCAAGTGAAGCTTCCCAGACTGAAGCCACCACTGAGAATGCAGTGTCTCAGGCTGTTCAGGAGCTTTCAG CTGGGGCTGGTGCTCCTGCCTCAGAAGCTCCTGCTGTGCCTGATGCAGTCCAAGCACCTGCATCCCCCGTTTCTCCTGAGAAGTCTGTTCAAACTGCAG CTACTATTGAAACCTGTTCTGAGCATGAATCAGTTTCTTCAGCCAGTGAGTACATACAGGCTGAatatgaatccagcagtgccaaTGAGATGGAGCTTTCAGCTGCTACTGATTTGCATGGCCCTGGTCTTCAGTTTCCATCCCCCCAAACCGCCACCAACAATCATTCTTCACCCCTTTTATCTGCTTCTGTGCTACCTCTTGTCCAGCCTCCTTTTGAGgtccctctctcttctcctaTCCCTCTTGTTTCTACTGAGGTGCCTTCACCAACTGCTAGCCCTGCCACTGATCAGCCACCATTATCTGCTGACTGTACTGATGCTGTTGATAGGTTGCCTTCCTCTGACCTGGTTGCTACTTCAGTTATGCATTCGTCTGCTGACCCagttgctgctgccactgttgatCAGTTGACTTTGCCCACTGACTCAGCTGCCTCGCCTGGGTTGACTCCATCTGATAGTACTGCTGCTCCATTGAACACTGAAATAGATTCTGACTTAAGGCTGTCTGCACCTGACCAGATTGCTGTTGCCAGTGATATTCCTTTGCCTGTCTGCACTGCCACTAGTGTAACGTCAGCTGATGCAGTTGATGGCCTCACTGTTGATCAGCTGCccttacccactgaccctccagcaACTCAACATTTGACTGAGCCGGAAGCAACTGCTATTTTGCCTCCATCTCCAAAGGATactaatgttgctgctgctgatctaCTTTCCTCTGACAATATTGCAACAGTTGCCATTGATCAGGTGTGTTCTCTCACTGGTCTTCTCATTTCCTCCACAAATGGTGAGCAGTCTTCAGCTGATACAGTTGCCATTCAAGGAGAACTGTTTTCATCTGACAGTATTCATACAGCTACCATGCCATTGCCTGCTGATACtattgctgctgatggtccacctTCATTTGACCATGTTGTGCCTTTGTCTATTAACTCCATTGCTGTGCCAATAGATCATCAGCTGCCTTCAACTACTGACCCTGCTTTAGTTGACCTTGTTGATGGACTGCCTTTGCCTGCTGACTCTGTTACCACCAACTCTGGACTTTCTGCATGTGACAGTGTTATTGCTACCGCTGCCCTTCAGTTGCCTTCATACATTGATCCTCTGGTTGCCTCTGGCATGGGCTTCAAACTTTTGGCTGATGAAGTTGCTGAAAGTGCTGCCACTGCAACTTTATCCAGTTGTGCTATTGCTACTCCAGATGGGCTGTCTTTATCTGACAGTATTGCTGTTGCTGTAATGCCCTTGGCCGCCGATGCCGCTGGCCAGGCGCCCTTGGCCGCCGATGCCGCTGGCCAGGCGCCCTTGGCCGCCGATGCCGCTGGCCAGGCGCCCTTGGCCGCCGATGCCGCTGGCCAGGCGCCCTTGGCCGCCGATGCCGCTGGCCAGGCGCCCTTGGCCGCCGATGCCGCTGGCCAGGCGCCCTTGGCCGCCGATGCCGCTGGCCAGGCGCCCTTGGCCGCCGATGCCGCTGGCCAGGCGCCCTTGGCCGCCGATGCCGCTGGCCAGGCGCCCTTGGCCGCCGATGCCGCTGGCCAGGCGCCCTTGGCCGCCGATGCCGCTGGCCAGGCGCCCTTGGCCGCCGATGCCGCTGGCCAGGCGCCCTTGGCCGCCGATGCCCTCCTGGATCCTGTTGTACATTCACTTGATTCTGCTGCCATTGTAGTTGATCACTTGACTTTGTCAGCTGTCAACATGGACAAGAAGCCTTCATCTGAGCCTATGGCTAATGATCTGCCCTTATCTTCCACTAATACTGTCACCCTGCCTTTGCCTATTGATACAATTGTTCCCTCTGGGCTGTCTTTAGCTCAAACTGTGGCAGATGTCACAGGTACTGCACCGTTGTCCACTGATCCCATTGCTTCCAGTGCTACTGATAATCTGCTTTCAGCAGTTGGCCCTCCAATAGCCTCCATTGATACCACTGACCTGCCATTGTCAGTTAATCCTCTGGTAGTTGCAATGGATGAGTTGTCAGCTAACCCTCTAGTTGTTGCCCCTCTGGCAACTGAGGTACAAGTTGCAGTACCTATGTACACGGCTGAGCCATCCTCAGCCATCAATGCAACTGATGAGCCTCATTTGTCTACTGGCCCTGTAGTTGATGATTTTTCTGTGCACCTTGACATGCCCTGTGATAAGCCACCTATGCCTGCTTTTGACCAGACACTGACTGTAGTCCCACCTGTTcaactgcttcaatctcctgacttGTCTGTTTCAGAGCTACACCCCCATGTCATTGAGCTAACCTCATCTGACCAAGTTGTTCAGTGCACTGACTTGCTTCTGTCTCTTGACCCTTCTGTTAATGCACAGCTTCAGCCTCCCCTGCATGCTGCTGCCAAGCCGCCACCATCTCTGACTGTTGCTGATTGTCCACCTCATGAAACACTTTCATCCAATGAACTTTCTTTATCGTCAGAATCTAGAGCACCTGTCACTGACTTTCCATCATCTTTCACTCTTTCATCTGCCTCTGAtcaactcactaccccatcccctgaatcatcttcagctgcccaaattgatgatgatgatgagatgccgCCATTGATTTCTGCTATCGACGAGACTCCCCTCCGCGAAGCTCCTGCCCCACCTGTCATTGAGAAGGCAATTCCCAAGACTGCTTCAACTGGAAAGGAGCCTGTGGTGAAGCAGAATGATGAGG GGTCTGGGACAGAATCGGACAGCGATGAGTCGGTACCAGAACTGGAAGAACAGGATACAGCGCAGTCAGCGACACAGCAAGCTCAG CTTGCAGCTGCAGCTGAAATAGATGAAGAGCCAGTCAgcaaagcaaaacagagcagaAGTGAAAAGAAGGCAAGGAAA GCGATGTCAAAGTTAGGGCTTCGCCAAGTTACTGGGGTAACCAGAGTCACGATAAGAAAATCTAAAAACATCTTGTTTGTCATCACAAAACCAGATGTCTACAAGAGCCCTGCATCAGATACCTACATTGTTTTTGGTGAAGCCAAG ATTGAAGATTTATCTCAGCAAGCTCAACTGGCTGCTGCAGAGAAATTCAAGGTACAGGGAGAATCTGTGGCCAATATCCAAGAAAACACACAGACTCCAACTGTACAGGAGGAGAGCGAAGAAGAGGAG gTTGATGAAACTGGTGTGGAGGTCAAGGACATAGAATTAGTCATGTCCCAAGCCAATGTGTCTAGGGCTAAGGCTGTCCGAGCATTGAAAAATAACAACAACGATATTGTAAACGCTATCATG GAGTTGACAATGTAA